Genomic DNA from Pseudomonas fitomaticsae:
TCGCTGTCGTCGCTGTCTGGATGAATTGCATGTAGGCCAAGCTCCATGGGGATCAAGTTGTCCCGGCAAATCCTAGAGCCTGCACTTCCGACGGCCAACCGCCAGAATTCGTCAGAAAACTCCGCGAATTTCTGAAAACGTTCCGTTTTCCGTAGGACGCCACTCAAGCGTCAGCACAAAAAAAACCGCGACCCTCAACAGGTCGCGGTTTTCCAACACCCAACACTTACTGCTGCAAAACCGTCGCCTGGTTAGCCGACCCGAACTGTTGAATGGTCGCGGTCTGCGTCATCCCGCTCTGATCCACATTGGCAATGTTCCCCGTCCCGCCCTGGGTCACGTACGCCACGTTCATGGTGTCAGCCTGTTTCACGGTGATCATGTTGTCACTGCCATACAGTTGCGCGGTGTAGGCCTGGTTGCCGGTGCCGGATTGATCGAATTCGGCGCTGTTGCCTGAGCCGTTCGACGAGCCCTGAACCAGGTTGGTGGTGCCGCGCTGGTCGGCGATGAGGATGTTGTCGCTGCCGTTCTGGTCGAAGTACAGCTCGTTGTAGGAGTCCGCCTGGCTGACCGTGGTTTTGTTGCCGGTCCCGGTCTGGTTGGTGGTCATGATGTGGCCGACGCCGTCCTGGGTGAAGCTGGCGATGTTGCCGTTGCCGGCCTGATTGACCGTCGCACGCTGGTTGCTGCCGAACTGGCCGCCGTGTTGCGGGCCTTTCCAGTTGCTGGCGTAGACCTTGTTGTCGTTGCCCACCGAGGTGGCGTTGAGGGTGTGGCTGTCGCCGTTCTGGTAGGTGAAGTGTACGTTGCCGTTGCCGACTTGATAGAGCGCCAGGGTCGAGTTGACCGACTCGAACTGGTCGGCGTAGATGGCGTTGGTGTTGCCGACCTGGGTGACGGCGGCGGTGTTGTTTTCGCCGAAGCTCTGGTCGACCACGGTTTCGTTGCTGTCGCCGTACTGGTTGACGGTGGCCTGGCTTGCCAGTTGCGAGTCTTGCCAGATTTCGGTGCCGTTGAGGTTGCCGAACTGGTTGATGGTGATGTTGCCGCCGGTGCCGTTGCGCTGGTCGCCGTAGGCGTAGTTGGTTTCTCCGGCCTGGTTGATGCCGATCTGGCCGCCGTTGTGCAGCACTTGTTCGGCGGTGCCGTAGTTGGCGGTGCCGTACTGGGTGATCACCGAGCTGTTGCCGGTGCCTTCGTACAGTTGCTCGATGTTGGCTTCGTTGCTGTCGCCGAACTGGAAGGTCTTGCCTTCGCTGCCGTTCTGCGAGTCTTGATAGACGAACGAGAAGTTGCCGGTGCCTTGCTGTTGTTGCAGGGCCTGGTTGCCGGCGCCGAAGCCGAGGGACTGGCTGGCGTGGGCGGTGTTGAAGGCACCGGTCTGTTGTTGGGTGATGGTGCTGTTGTCTTCGTAAAGCTGTTCGGCGTAACCGGCGTTGTAGTCGCCGACCGCGTCTTGGGTGATGACGCTGGTGGCGGTGTCTTGCACGGCGGCGGCGTTGTTGCCTTGGCCGAGTTGGGTCTGGGTCGCGGTGCTGAACGGGGCCTGGGTCTGCTTCACATCAGCGATGTTGGCCGTACCGAACTGGCTCTGGGTGGAAAGGCTGTCGTCGGCCATGGCCTGGGCACTGATCATGACCAGGATGGCGGCGGTGAGGGGCGTCAGTTTGAACATGATGAACTCTCCGATGATTGCAGTGCTTAGCGATATTGCTTGACCGAAACGCTCATGCCGTTGCCCGACTGGGTCACGGCGCTTTGCAGCCCCGTGCCGGCCTGCTCGATGCTGGCGTCGTTGTTGTTGCCGTTTTGCGAAATCTGCGCACGGTTGTGGCTGCCGGTTTGCGTGATGGACGCGGCGTTGCCGGAGCCGTTTTGCGTGATCAAGGCCATCAGGTCGCTGCCTTGTTGCAGGATGTACGCCTCCTGATTGCTGCCCGACTGCACGATCTTGCCCAGCAGCGACTGACCGTTCTGCGAGAGCAGCGCCAGGTTGACCTGGCCGTTCTGGTCGATCAGGGCTTGCTGGCCCACGGGGGGCGGCAGTTCGCCGAGATCGGCGCTGTTGGGCGCCAGGTCCTCGTTTTCCATCAGGTCGTCGGCGCGCACGCCCGCACTGACGCACAGGGCGAGCAGGCAAAGCAGGGCGGCGGTCGGCGTGTTCATGGCGTTGTCCTGTGTTGTCCTGAAGCTGAAATCCGGGCTGAGCGGGCCCCACCCACTCCGCATTGAACGGTGTGGGGTGGGTGGGGCGTGGGCTCAGAGGGTGGTTACCGACACCGTGCGCACGGTGCCTTGGGACGAACGGATGGTGGCGGTCGGGTTAGCCGATGGCACGACCAGCGTGTTGTTCAGCGTCAGCCGCCAGCGTCCGGTCACCGGCACCGTGGTTGTACCCAGCGTCACCAATCCGCTCGGGGTGGTGACCTGCACGGTGATGGTGTTGCCGGTGGTCACCGACGAGGTGCCGGCGAAGTCCCAGTTGAAGCGGCCGCCGGAACGGGCCTGCACGGTCGAAGTGGTGATCGTGAAGGTTTCCGCCGCTGGCCGTGGCGACACTTGCACCGTGACAGTCGCCGGCGTCGACTGGGCGCCGAAGCTGTCCCGGGCGATGTAGGTGAAGGTCGTGGTGAAGGCCGTGGTCACGGTGGCCGGTGGGGTGTAGGTGATTACCGTGCCGTCGGTGCTGACCGTGCCCCGGCCCACGGCCGGTTGGGTCAGGCTGGCGACACCCAGCGGCGTGTTGCCTTCTGGATCGGTGTCGTTGGCCAGCACGTTGATCGGGATGGCGACACCCAGCGTGGCGACGCTGTCGGCGACGGCGGTCGGTGGCCGGTTGGGCGCGACGGTCACCGTCACGGTCGCCGGATTGGCCGAGGCCAGGCCTTTGTTGTCCTGGGCCTTGTAGGTGAAGGTGGTGGTCAGAGGAGTATTGACCACGGCTGGCGGGGTGTAGACCACCGACGTGGTGCCGTTCAGGGCTACGGTGCCTTGGCCGGCCGCCGGTTGAGTGAGGGCAGTGATGCTCAGCGGCACATTGCCGTCGGGGTCGCTGTCGTTGGTCAACAGGCTGAGGGTGATCGGCACGCCGAAGCTGGTGCTGCCGGTGTCGGCGTTGGCCAGCGGTGCCTGGTTTTCACCGGTGTCCGGTGCTGCACCGACCACCACGACTGGCTCGGTGTCGCTGCCGCCGGCGGCGGATTTGACTGTGACGGTGGCTGGAGGCTGGGTCAGGTCGGCGACGGTGATCTTTTGCAGGGTCCCGGTTTTCGACAGGCGTCCGTAGCCCTGGGCAACCATGTCCGGCACCGCGACTTCATCGGTCGAGGTGGCTTCGATCAGCAGGCTGTGGTTGGCCCAGCTGTAGCGGGCAGTCTGGATTTTCACCACGTCGGTAAGCTTGGCCGAGACAGCGGTCGGACGGGTAGTGCCGGCCGGATTGGTGGCGGTCACGACCACCACCGATGGCAGGGTGCCGGTGCCCAGGCGCTGGCCGAAGAACAGCCCGTTGTTGTCACCCAGCAGGCTGGTCTGGCACGGCGTCGGCGGCGGGCCGGGCAGCAGCGCCAGGGTTTCACGGAAGCACAGGGTTGAGCTGCTGTCAGCCTTGGCGAACACCTCGGCGCGCACACCGGCCGAGGTCCGGCGATAGGTGGCGCGGTCGACGGCGACATGGGTCTGTTGCCGGTTGTCGAGGACCTTGCCGGCGACCGTGAACAGGTTGGTCTGAATCGAGCCGGCGCCCGACGGACCATCGATCCGCAGGAAGTTGGTATTGAACGGGCTGCCGGTCACCGCTTCGGTGAGGTTCGGGTCGCCGACGAAGGTTTCGATGCCGCCGGTGTCCGGGTTCACTTCGGTGTACGGGCCGTTGATGCTGCGCAGGAACGGGCCGATGGCGCCGTCGAGCGCACCGCTGAAGTTGCCCGGCGCGCCGATGCCGACGTCCTTGGTGATATTGATTGCTCGTCGACCCGGTGTGGTGACGTTGACGGTTTCAACGCCGTACGGGTGGGTGATGGTGTAGGTACCGGCCACCGGGACGTTCACCCGGATACGGATCCGCGCGAAGCTTTGCTGATCGCCATCGACCGGATTTTCCGAGGCGAACGCCGCTTCGATGCCTGCGACGTAGGCGTCGACACCGAAACCGGCGCCGTTGTTGGGGATCGCGGTTTCAGCCAGGAACCAGAAGGCTTCCGGCGGCCAGTTGTCCGGGAACACCATCGGCAGGCTGTCATCGAAGACGCCCGGCTCCGGCAGCAGGGTGCACATGTAGGCCGGCGGGGTGCTGGCCGGCACCCGCGAACTGGCGGCGCGGGACTGGCAGAGTTCCATCGACAGCTGGTTGTTGTCCTGGTACCACATCGGGAATTTCCCGGTGGCGAAGGTGTAAGGGCCGGGATCGACGGCGGCCAGTTGCGCGAACGCACTGCCGGTCAGCGAGATTGTCAGCCCGAGCGCGTTGAGCGCGAAGCGTGGCCACTTGTTCATGATGCCTCCTGATGCGGATCTGGGCATGTGAGCGTTCATTGCACGATGACCACTTCTTCGGTATCGCTGCCGCCGTTGGACGACGTCACTCGAACCTTGGCCGGTGGTATCGGCGTGATCCCGGTGGCCAGGGTTTTCTCCGCACCGTCGCCACCCAGCGCACCGATAGCGGCGCCGGTGTCGGAGGTGGCGGTGAGCACCGGTGGCGAAGTTTCGTCACTGGTCGAGGCCACCACGGTCAATTGCCCGGAACTGAGGCTGTACTCGGCGCGCTGGATCACCACCAGGTCGGTCAGGGTCATGGGCAGGGTGGTCGGCGAGCTGGTGGCGATCGCCAGGTGGTTGTCGGCGGTCACTTGCAGCACGGTCGGCAAGGTCGGGTTGACCGCCGATTGCGCATACCAGCTGCCGGTGCTGTCGGCTTCTGTCATGTTCACCACGGGCGTGCTGCTGGTGATGGCGGCGGTGCCCGGCGCGGGCGGGGCTTTGACGAACACGTCTTGTTGGGCCACTGGTGCGCTTTCGCCGGGCTTGCGCGAGTAGGTGCTGCGCTCGGTGATCAGAGGCGTTGGCCGCACAACTGTCGACAACTTGCCGGACACGGCGAAAGTCGTGCTGCGCAGGTCGATGCCGCCCGGGCCTTCGATGCGCACGTAGTTGGTGTTGAACGGGCTGCCGGTTACGGCTTCGTTGAGGTTCGGATCGCCAACAAACTGCTCGGCTGCGCCGGTCACCGGGTTGGTCTCGGTGTACGGCCCGTTGACGCTGCGCAGGAACGGACCGATGTCACCCTTGAGGGCGCCGTCGTAGGTTTGCGGGGTACCGATGCCGATGTCGCGGGTCATGTTGATGGCGCGGCGACCGGGGGTGTCGACGGTGAACACGTCGACACCGTAGGGGTGGGTGATGACGTAGGTGCCAGCGGTGGGCACATCAACCCGGATGCGGATTCGCGCAAAGCTGACCTGATCGCCTTCCACCGGTTCTTCGGCAGCGAAGGCGGCTTCGACGGCGCTGACGTAACCCAGATCGATCCCGCGTGCCGCATCGACGATGGTGGTTTCGCCGGTGAACCAGAACGCTTCATCGGGGAAATTGGTGGGGAACACGATCGGCTGCGCGTCATCGAACACGCCCGGGGTCGGCAGCAGCGAGCACATGTATGACGGGGCGCCCGGGGTGCTCGGCACGCGGGAGCTGAGTGCTTTGGACAGGCACAGATCCAGGGTGCGACCGTGGGTGTCCTGATACCAGCTGGCGAAACCGCCATTGGCCGGTGTGTAGGGACCCGGGTCGACGGCGAACAGAGCGGCCTGGGCAATGCCCTGGGCCAAGGCGCTCACGACCAGGACGGTCGCGGTTTTGGACAGTAAAGGGTGCATGAGTTAATCCCTCTATCAAAGTACCTGCCCCTTGGGGATGGGTCAGTTGCAGAGGGCTTTACAACTTCCATACCAACGATGCGCCAACCGGCCGCAAAGGCCCGTGGCGCAAGGGCTCGCGGCTTGGCGTGGGGAAAAGGACACACGCCCGGATAGGGCGACTGTCCCCAGCATTGGGGGTTGTGGGGGGCGGGTGCTACACCTGACCTTGTGGGAGCTGGCTTGCCAGCGATAGCGGACTTCCAGTGCCCAAAGTAGTGACTGACACGACGCCATCGCTGGCAAGCCAGCTCCCACAGGGTTTTGTGGTTATCCGGGGGGCTTGTGGGGCACCCGCATCCGGGCAAACACCCAACCGTGGGCTATAACCCTATAGGGACGTATCTGGAAGTCGCCGCCATGAACATGCAGTCAAAATCGCTACCGATCGAGGAGGGCAGCCAGCGGCTGAACTCGCGCAAGCAGCCGTTCAATCTGTTGCGCTGGTTTTCATTGATCAGCATGGCAGTGATCGGCACCGTGGCGGTGGCGCTCGGGGCGGTGTCGACGCGCTTCGTGATCGAAGAAAGCGTGCAGCGCGATGCCTTGCTGACTGCGCAATTCATTCAGGCCATCGCGTCGGCGGAAGTGCGCCACGTCTCGATTCCCAATATCCGCACCATGGGCGAGTTGCTCGACCCGCGTCAGGACAACGATTTTCCCGATGTCGACCCGCAGGCCCGAGCCAGCGCCAGAGGCGAGTTTCTTGATCACATCGAGCATTTGCCGGATGTGATCCTCGCCAACATTTATGCGCCGGATCGTACCGTGATCTGGTCGACCAACCCCGCGCTAGTCAACACCCGTATTCATGCCGACGAAGACCTCGACCGGGCGTTCGATGAAAAGATTCCGGTGTCGGCGAGTTATCACGATGTGGACAAGGGCCGTGAAGAACAGAAGTTCGTGGTGCCGCCGGAATACATCTTCATCGAAAACTACATTCCGCTGTTCGACGCCGAGGGCAAGAACGTCACGGCGATGGTCGAGATCTATAAAGAGCCCAAAGACCTGATTGCCCGCATGGAGCGAGGGCTGACGCTGATCTGGCTGGCCACCGCGCTGGGCGGCGGGCTGATTTACCTGGGGCTGTACTGGATCGTGCGGCGGGCGGCGATCCTGCTGGCGGCCCAGCAAAAACAACTGATCGCCAACGAAACCTTTGTCGCATTGGGCGAGATGTCTTCGGCGGTGGCTCACAGCCTGCGCA
This window encodes:
- a CDS encoding curlin, with product MFKLTPLTAAILVMISAQAMADDSLSTQSQFGTANIADVKQTQAPFSTATQTQLGQGNNAAAVQDTATSVITQDAVGDYNAGYAEQLYEDNSTITQQQTGAFNTAHASQSLGFGAGNQALQQQQGTGNFSFVYQDSQNGSEGKTFQFGDSNEANIEQLYEGTGNSSVITQYGTANYGTAEQVLHNGGQIGINQAGETNYAYGDQRNGTGGNITINQFGNLNGTEIWQDSQLASQATVNQYGDSNETVVDQSFGENNTAAVTQVGNTNAIYADQFESVNSTLALYQVGNGNVHFTYQNGDSHTLNATSVGNDNKVYASNWKGPQHGGQFGSNQRATVNQAGNGNIASFTQDGVGHIMTTNQTGTGNKTTVSQADSYNELYFDQNGSDNILIADQRGTTNLVQGSSNGSGNSAEFDQSGTGNQAYTAQLYGSDNMITVKQADTMNVAYVTQGGTGNIANVDQSGMTQTATIQQFGSANQATVLQQ
- a CDS encoding curlin; translation: MNTPTAALLCLLALCVSAGVRADDLMENEDLAPNSADLGELPPPVGQQALIDQNGQVNLALLSQNGQSLLGKIVQSGSNQEAYILQQGSDLMALITQNGSGNAASITQTGSHNRAQISQNGNNNDASIEQAGTGLQSAVTQSGNGMSVSVKQYR
- a CDS encoding sensor histidine kinase, whose amino-acid sequence is MNMQSKSLPIEEGSQRLNSRKQPFNLLRWFSLISMAVIGTVAVALGAVSTRFVIEESVQRDALLTAQFIQAIASAEVRHVSIPNIRTMGELLDPRQDNDFPDVDPQARASARGEFLDHIEHLPDVILANIYAPDRTVIWSTNPALVNTRIHADEDLDRAFDEKIPVSASYHDVDKGREEQKFVVPPEYIFIENYIPLFDAEGKNVTAMVEIYKEPKDLIARMERGLTLIWLATALGGGLIYLGLYWIVRRAAILLAAQQKQLIANETFVALGEMSSAVAHSLRNPLATIRSSAELALEFDAGPAQKNIKDIIGQVDRMSKWVRELLQSLRPLNDDPEPVNLVAALHDSLTAFEQQIARAGVQVVFQPQQTPMVLSQPVQLTQILNSLLANALEAMDKGGTLTITLEPSDSRGVSVMLSDTGKGMNEEQRSMAFRPFFTTKQGGLGVGLVLVKRIMERFGGGVSLDSREGEGTTVRLAFQLIQ
- a CDS encoding Ig-like domain-containing protein, with amino-acid sequence MNKWPRFALNALGLTISLTGSAFAQLAAVDPGPYTFATGKFPMWYQDNNQLSMELCQSRAASSRVPASTPPAYMCTLLPEPGVFDDSLPMVFPDNWPPEAFWFLAETAIPNNGAGFGVDAYVAGIEAAFASENPVDGDQQSFARIRIRVNVPVAGTYTITHPYGVETVNVTTPGRRAINITKDVGIGAPGNFSGALDGAIGPFLRSINGPYTEVNPDTGGIETFVGDPNLTEAVTGSPFNTNFLRIDGPSGAGSIQTNLFTVAGKVLDNRQQTHVAVDRATYRRTSAGVRAEVFAKADSSSTLCFRETLALLPGPPPTPCQTSLLGDNNGLFFGQRLGTGTLPSVVVVTATNPAGTTRPTAVSAKLTDVVKIQTARYSWANHSLLIEATSTDEVAVPDMVAQGYGRLSKTGTLQKITVADLTQPPATVTVKSAAGGSDTEPVVVVGAAPDTGENQAPLANADTGSTSFGVPITLSLLTNDSDPDGNVPLSITALTQPAAGQGTVALNGTTSVVYTPPAVVNTPLTTTFTYKAQDNKGLASANPATVTVTVAPNRPPTAVADSVATLGVAIPINVLANDTDPEGNTPLGVASLTQPAVGRGTVSTDGTVITYTPPATVTTAFTTTFTYIARDSFGAQSTPATVTVQVSPRPAAETFTITTSTVQARSGGRFNWDFAGTSSVTTGNTITVQVTTPSGLVTLGTTTVPVTGRWRLTLNNTLVVPSANPTATIRSSQGTVRTVSVTTL